The following coding sequences are from one Streptomyces sp. V3I7 window:
- a CDS encoding MFS transporter, whose translation MDTAPSAQPLATPSSPADRNRRRVATAAALASAVEWYDYFVFGIAAALVLGGLYFPSGSPAAGVLASFATFAVGFLARPIGGIIAGHLGDKHGRKPMLVLALTLMGLATTGIGLLPTYATIGVAAPVLLVVLRVVQGIAVGAQWGGAMLLATEYAPEGKRGVYGSLVQLGVPIGVVTANSVFLLAGAFTSDSAFAVWGWRIPFVVGLFVLALARYIHTRVEETPEFRAAERALAEQEKSEQTSPLRTILRDHLGTVFLAGGSFAVNTATFYILITGVLDYTTRDLGMERSAVLTVSLCVSITQLALIPAAAALSDRIGRIRIYALGATGIAVWAVPMFLLIDTGSLLWLAVATFVASAFLSIMYGPQAALFAELFTPEMRYTGASLGYQIAAVFGGGLAPFVMVLLLEATGTSMAVSGYILVLSVIALASIKVLSNRARSR comes from the coding sequence ATGGACACGGCACCTTCCGCTCAGCCGCTCGCCACCCCCTCCTCCCCGGCCGACCGCAACCGCCGCCGGGTCGCCACCGCCGCCGCGCTCGCCTCGGCCGTCGAGTGGTACGACTACTTCGTCTTCGGCATCGCCGCCGCCCTCGTTCTCGGCGGCCTCTACTTCCCGTCCGGCAGCCCCGCCGCCGGGGTCCTGGCCTCCTTCGCCACCTTCGCCGTCGGCTTCCTCGCCCGTCCGATCGGCGGCATCATCGCCGGTCACCTCGGCGACAAGCACGGCCGCAAGCCCATGCTGGTCCTCGCGCTCACGCTCATGGGCCTGGCCACCACCGGCATCGGCCTGCTGCCGACGTACGCCACGATCGGTGTCGCCGCGCCGGTCCTGCTCGTCGTCCTGCGCGTCGTGCAGGGCATCGCGGTCGGGGCCCAGTGGGGCGGCGCCATGCTGCTGGCCACCGAGTACGCCCCCGAGGGCAAGCGCGGTGTCTACGGCAGCCTCGTCCAACTCGGCGTCCCCATCGGCGTGGTGACCGCGAACTCGGTCTTCCTGCTGGCCGGGGCGTTCACCAGCGACTCCGCGTTCGCCGTCTGGGGCTGGCGCATCCCGTTCGTCGTCGGCCTGTTCGTCCTCGCGCTCGCCCGCTACATCCACACCCGCGTCGAGGAGACCCCCGAATTCCGGGCAGCCGAACGGGCGTTGGCTGAACAGGAGAAGAGCGAGCAGACCTCACCGCTGCGCACGATCCTGCGCGATCACCTCGGCACGGTGTTCCTCGCGGGCGGGTCCTTCGCCGTGAACACGGCGACGTTCTACATCCTCATCACCGGCGTGCTGGACTACACGACCCGCGACCTCGGGATGGAGCGTAGCGCCGTCCTCACCGTCTCGCTGTGCGTCAGCATCACCCAGCTCGCCCTCATCCCGGCGGCGGCCGCCCTGTCCGACCGCATCGGCCGCATCCGGATCTACGCCCTCGGCGCGACCGGGATCGCGGTGTGGGCCGTACCGATGTTCCTGCTGATCGACACAGGCTCGCTGCTGTGGCTGGCGGTCGCCACGTTCGTCGCCAGCGCCTTCCTCAGCATCATGTACGGCCCCCAAGCCGCCCTGTTCGCCGAGCTGTTCACGCCGGAGATGCGCTACACCGGCGCCTCCCTCGGCTACCAGATCGCGGCCGTGTTCGGCGGCGGCCTCGCGCCCTTCGTGATGGTGCTGCTGCTGGAGGCGACGGGCACCTCGATGGCGGTGTCCGGCTACATCCTCGTGCTCTCGGTCATCGCCCTGGCGTCCATCAAGGTCCTGTCGAACAGGGCCCGTTCACGCTGA
- a CDS encoding Zn-dependent alcohol dehydrogenase — MAVRAAVLPAIGAPLEITAIDLPEPGPGQVRVRLAAAGVCHSDLSLSNGTMRVPVPAVLGHEGAGTVVAVGEGVTHVAPGDEVVLNWAPACGRCHACELGEVWLCANALNGAADVYAHRSSDGADLHPGLNVAAFAEETVVAASCVLPAPSGVPLTDAALLGCAVLTGYGAVHHSARVQPGETVAVFGVGGVGLAALQSARIAGASKIVAVDVSPEKEELARGAGATDFVIASEDTAREIRGLTGKQGVDVAVECVGRAVTIRTAWESTRRGGRTTVVGIGGKDQQVTFNALEIFHWGRTLSGCVYGNSDPARDLPVLADHVRSGRLDLGAMVTERIALDGIPAAFDNMLAGKGGRALVVF; from the coding sequence ATGGCCGTACGTGCCGCCGTCCTGCCCGCCATCGGCGCTCCCCTGGAGATCACCGCGATCGACCTGCCCGAGCCGGGCCCGGGCCAGGTCCGGGTGCGCCTCGCCGCCGCCGGGGTCTGCCACTCCGACCTGTCCCTGTCCAACGGCACCATGCGGGTGCCCGTCCCGGCCGTCCTCGGCCACGAGGGCGCCGGCACCGTCGTCGCCGTCGGCGAGGGCGTCACCCACGTCGCGCCCGGCGACGAGGTCGTCCTCAACTGGGCTCCCGCATGCGGGCGTTGCCACGCCTGCGAGCTCGGCGAGGTCTGGCTCTGCGCCAACGCGCTCAACGGAGCCGCCGACGTCTACGCCCACCGCAGCTCCGACGGCGCTGACCTCCACCCCGGCCTGAACGTCGCCGCGTTCGCCGAGGAGACGGTCGTCGCCGCGTCCTGCGTGCTCCCCGCCCCCTCGGGCGTCCCGCTGACCGACGCCGCCCTCCTCGGCTGCGCCGTCCTCACCGGCTACGGCGCCGTCCACCACTCGGCGCGGGTCCAGCCCGGGGAGACGGTGGCCGTGTTCGGCGTCGGCGGCGTCGGGCTCGCCGCCCTCCAGTCCGCTCGGATCGCGGGCGCCTCGAAGATCGTCGCGGTCGATGTCTCCCCGGAGAAGGAGGAGCTGGCGCGCGGAGCGGGCGCCACCGACTTCGTGATCGCCTCCGAGGACACGGCCCGCGAGATCCGCGGCCTCACCGGCAAGCAGGGCGTCGACGTGGCCGTCGAGTGCGTGGGCCGCGCCGTCACCATCCGTACGGCCTGGGAGTCCACCCGGCGCGGCGGCCGCACCACGGTCGTCGGCATCGGTGGCAAGGACCAGCAGGTCACCTTCAACGCCCTGGAGATCTTCCACTGGGGCCGCACCCTGTCCGGCTGCGTGTACGGCAACTCCGACCCGGCGAGGGACCTCCCCGTCCTGGCCGACCACGTGCGCTCCGGCCGCCTCGACCTCGGCGCCATGGTCACCGAACGCATCGCCCTGGACGGCATCCCGGCGGCCTTCGACAACATGCTGGCGGGCAAGGGCGGCCGCGCGCTGGTGGTGTTCTAA
- a CDS encoding aldehyde dehydrogenase family protein: MKAHDGLYIDGAWRPAAGEGVIEVVNPVDEQVIGRVPAGDAADVDTAVRAARAALPAWAATPPAARAARLAALRDVLAARKDEIAETVTAELGSPLPFSQLVHAGVPIAVAGSYAELAATLPFEEKVGNSVVHQEPVGVVGAITPWNYPLHQIVAKVAPALAAGCTVVLKPAENTPLTAQLFAEAADEAGLPAGVFNLVTGLGPVAGQALAEHPDVDLVSFTGSTAVGKRIGAVAGGAVKRVALELGGKSANVILPSADLAKAVGVGVANVMSNSGQTCSAWTRMLVHTDQYDEAVELAVAAAAKYGERIGPVVSARQQERVRGYIEKGVEEGARLVAGGPESPRDKGWFVSPTVFADVTPEMTIAQEEIFGPVLTILRYEDEEDALRIANGTVYGLAGAVWAGDEAEAVAFARRMDTGQVDINGGRFNPLAPFGGYKQSGVGRELGAHGLAEYLQTKSLQF, from the coding sequence ATGAAGGCACACGACGGCCTGTACATCGACGGCGCCTGGCGCCCCGCCGCAGGCGAGGGCGTGATCGAGGTCGTGAACCCGGTCGACGAGCAGGTCATCGGCCGGGTCCCAGCCGGTGACGCGGCCGACGTCGACACCGCCGTACGCGCCGCCCGTGCCGCCCTCCCGGCCTGGGCCGCCACCCCGCCCGCCGCACGGGCCGCACGCCTGGCGGCCCTGCGGGACGTCCTCGCCGCCCGCAAGGACGAGATCGCCGAGACGGTCACCGCCGAACTCGGCTCGCCGCTGCCGTTCTCGCAGCTGGTCCACGCCGGTGTGCCGATCGCCGTCGCGGGCTCGTACGCCGAACTCGCCGCGACCCTCCCCTTCGAGGAGAAGGTCGGCAACTCGGTCGTCCACCAGGAGCCGGTCGGCGTGGTCGGCGCGATCACCCCCTGGAACTACCCGCTCCACCAGATCGTCGCCAAGGTCGCCCCGGCGCTGGCCGCGGGCTGCACGGTCGTGCTGAAGCCGGCCGAGAACACCCCGCTCACGGCCCAGCTGTTCGCGGAGGCGGCCGACGAAGCGGGCCTGCCCGCCGGTGTGTTCAACCTGGTCACCGGTCTCGGACCGGTCGCGGGCCAGGCGCTCGCCGAGCACCCGGACGTCGACCTGGTCTCCTTCACCGGCTCGACCGCCGTCGGCAAGCGGATCGGCGCCGTCGCGGGCGGTGCCGTCAAGCGGGTCGCCCTCGAACTCGGCGGCAAGTCCGCCAACGTCATCCTGCCGAGCGCCGACCTCGCCAAGGCGGTGGGCGTCGGCGTGGCCAACGTGATGTCCAACTCCGGTCAGACGTGCAGCGCCTGGACGCGCATGCTCGTGCACACCGACCAGTACGACGAGGCCGTGGAGCTGGCCGTCGCGGCCGCCGCGAAGTACGGCGAGCGCATCGGACCGGTGGTCAGCGCCCGGCAGCAGGAGCGGGTGCGCGGCTACATCGAGAAGGGCGTCGAGGAAGGTGCGCGCCTGGTGGCGGGCGGCCCCGAATCCCCGCGCGACAAGGGCTGGTTCGTCAGCCCCACCGTCTTCGCCGACGTCACCCCCGAGATGACGATCGCGCAGGAGGAGATCTTCGGCCCGGTCCTCACGATCCTCCGCTACGAGGACGAGGAGGACGCCCTGCGCATCGCCAACGGCACCGTCTACGGCCTCGCGGGCGCCGTCTGGGCGGGCGACGAGGCGGAGGCCGTGGCCTTCGCCCGCCGTATGGACACCGGCCAGGTCGACATCAACGGCGGCCGCTTCAACCCCCTCGCCCCCTTCGGCGGTTACAAGCAGTCCGGCGTCGGCCGCGAGCTCGGCGCGCACGGACTCGCCGAGTACCTCCAGACCAAGTCCCTCCAGTTCTAA
- a CDS encoding DUF3574 domain-containing protein, whose amino-acid sequence MRTHLTPARVAFAAAGLLLAAAPAAYGTLGGDVPRRGNPYVETHLFFGTARPDGGPAVSERQFTNFVDREVTPGFPDGLTVQSGRGQWRDAHGVIEKERSYELILLYPVAAADVSDRRIEEIRAAYRTAFAQEAVGRVDEQAQADF is encoded by the coding sequence ATGCGCACACACCTCACCCCCGCTCGCGTCGCGTTCGCCGCCGCCGGGCTGCTGCTGGCCGCCGCGCCCGCCGCGTACGGCACCCTCGGCGGCGACGTCCCGCGGCGCGGGAACCCGTACGTCGAGACGCATCTGTTCTTCGGAACCGCCCGCCCGGACGGCGGACCGGCCGTCAGCGAGCGGCAGTTCACGAACTTCGTCGACCGGGAGGTCACGCCGGGCTTCCCCGACGGGCTCACCGTGCAGAGCGGGCGCGGGCAGTGGCGGGACGCGCACGGCGTCATCGAGAAGGAGCGGTCCTACGAGCTGATCCTGCTGTATCCGGTGGCGGCAGCGGACGTCAGCGACCGGAGGATCGAGGAGATCCGCGCCGCGTACCGGACGGCCTTCGCCCAGGAGGCGGTGGGCCGGGTGGACGAGCAGGCGCAGGCCGACTTCTGA
- a CDS encoding class F sortase, whose product MAPRNQARRPSASPRAAAHRGARRRRPRRPWHRTRAYRLTRTVALTVVLVVGGVRCAGGADGSAADPADPGAGGTRADARGGQQPLAARPARGSAHPPAPPRPLPRSRAVRLAIPYLGVDAPVGTLRLDRDRRMTAPPDDAPRLVGWYADGPSPGERGTAVAVGHLDTKTGPAVFAGLPALGPGHLVEARRADGRGAVYTVDAVRTYDKAHFPDREVYGARGRPELRLITCGGAYDRRTGYTGNVVVFAHLTRTLERTR is encoded by the coding sequence ATGGCGCCGCGTAACCAGGCGCGCAGGCCGTCGGCCTCCCCTCGGGCCGCCGCCCACCGCGGGGCACGAAGACGCCGGCCCCGCAGGCCCTGGCACCGGACGCGCGCCTACCGCCTGACGAGGACGGTCGCCCTGACCGTCGTCCTGGTGGTGGGGGGCGTCCGCTGCGCCGGGGGAGCGGACGGATCCGCCGCGGACCCGGCGGATCCGGGAGCCGGCGGGACGCGTGCCGACGCGCGCGGAGGGCAGCAGCCGCTCGCGGCCCGTCCGGCGCGCGGCTCCGCGCACCCGCCCGCCCCGCCGCGCCCCCTGCCGCGCTCCCGCGCGGTCCGCCTCGCCATCCCCTACCTCGGCGTCGACGCCCCGGTCGGCACCCTCCGTCTCGACCGCGACCGGCGGATGACCGCCCCGCCGGACGACGCCCCGAGGCTCGTGGGCTGGTACGCCGACGGGCCCTCCCCGGGCGAGAGGGGTACGGCCGTCGCCGTCGGGCACCTCGACACGAAGACCGGCCCCGCCGTCTTCGCCGGTCTCCCCGCCCTGGGGCCCGGCCACCTGGTCGAGGCCAGGCGCGCCGACGGACGCGGCGCCGTCTACACGGTGGACGCGGTCCGTACGTACGACAAGGCGCACTTCCCCGACCGCGAGGTCTACGGCGCACGCGGGCGGCCGGAGCTGAGACTGATCACCTGCGGTGGCGCCTACGACCGCAGAACCGGCTACACGGGCAATGTCGTCGTCTTCGCCCACCTCACGCGCACTCTTGAGCGCACCCGGTGA
- a CDS encoding MFS transporter codes for MRPGGHRGWLLRLVIAFGFAQGAVSMARPAVSYRALALGADGRAVGVIAGVYALLPLLAAVPLGRRTDRGRCAPLLPVGVVLISGGCALSGLANSLWAMALWSGVMGLGHLCFVIGAQSLVARQSAPHEQDRNFGHFTIGASLGQLVGPVAAGALIGGPDMAATSALALVVAGAGAAAACTSLWRIEVRTTAKSPAPYGDRVPVGRILRARGVPAGMLISLSVLSATDILTAYLPVVGEHRGIAPAVIGVLLSLRAGASIACRLVLTPLLRLLGRTVLLTVTCLLAALLCAAIALPVPVWALGLVLAVLGFCLGVGQPLSMTTVVQAAPDDARSTALALRLTGNRLGQVAAPAAAGLVAGLAGVAAPFVMLGGLLLLSAGVAWRSLTGPVAGREDAGGARRVRPSLSRKSDI; via the coding sequence ATGAGGCCCGGTGGGCACCGCGGCTGGCTGCTCCGGCTCGTCATCGCCTTCGGCTTCGCGCAGGGGGCGGTGTCGATGGCGCGGCCCGCCGTGTCCTACCGGGCCCTCGCGCTGGGCGCCGACGGGCGGGCGGTCGGCGTCATCGCGGGCGTGTACGCGCTGCTGCCGCTGCTGGCCGCCGTACCGCTCGGCCGCCGTACCGACCGCGGCCGCTGTGCGCCCCTGCTGCCGGTCGGCGTCGTCCTCATCTCCGGTGGCTGCGCGCTCAGCGGCCTCGCGAACTCCCTTTGGGCGATGGCCCTGTGGAGCGGGGTGATGGGGCTCGGTCACCTCTGCTTCGTGATCGGCGCCCAGTCGCTCGTGGCCCGTCAGTCCGCCCCGCACGAACAGGACCGCAACTTCGGCCACTTCACCATCGGCGCCTCGCTCGGCCAGCTCGTCGGCCCGGTCGCGGCCGGCGCCCTGATCGGCGGCCCCGACATGGCCGCCACCAGCGCGCTCGCCCTGGTCGTCGCGGGCGCGGGCGCGGCGGCGGCGTGCACCTCGCTGTGGCGCATCGAGGTCCGTACGACCGCCAAGTCCCCTGCCCCGTACGGCGACCGCGTCCCGGTCGGCCGCATCCTGCGCGCCCGGGGCGTGCCCGCGGGCATGCTCATCAGCCTGTCCGTGCTGTCCGCCACGGACATCCTCACCGCCTATCTCCCCGTGGTCGGCGAGCACCGGGGTATCGCGCCGGCGGTGATCGGCGTCCTGCTCAGCCTGCGCGCCGGGGCCAGCATCGCCTGCCGCCTCGTCCTCACGCCCCTGCTGCGGCTGCTCGGCCGGACCGTACTGCTCACGGTGACCTGTCTGCTGGCGGCGCTGCTGTGCGCGGCGATCGCCCTGCCGGTGCCGGTGTGGGCGCTCGGCCTGGTCCTCGCGGTGCTCGGCTTCTGCCTCGGTGTCGGCCAGCCGCTGTCCATGACGACGGTCGTCCAGGCCGCGCCGGACGACGCCCGCTCCACCGCCCTCGCCCTGCGCCTCACCGGCAACCGCCTCGGCCAGGTCGCCGCCCCCGCCGCGGCCGGCCTGGTCGCCGGACTCGCGGGCGTGGCCGCGCCATTCGTGATGCTGGGCGGGTTGCTGCTGCTCTCGGCGGGAGTCGCGTGGCGCTCGCTGACGGGGCCGGTGGCCGGACGGGAGGACGCAGGGGGCGCCCGTCGCGTGCGCCCCTCGTTGAGCCGGAAGAGCGATATCTGA
- a CDS encoding CitMHS family transporter, whose product MLTILGFAMIATFLVLIMLKKMSPIAALVLIPALFCVFVGKGAGLGDYVIDGVTDLAPTAAMLMFAIVYFGVMIDVGLFDPIVRGILRFCKADPLRIVVGTAVLAAIVSLDGDGSTTFMITVSAMYPLYKRLKMSLVVLTGVAAMANGVMNTLPWGGPTARAATALKVDAGDIFVPMIPALAVGLLGVLVLAYVLGRRERQRLGVLTLDEALVEQSETVLVGTGSGGAVKGPADSGGSGAGADAGTGTDVDAGGSGEAGASEDAADEGFQGLDPDRPTLRPKLYWFNALLTVALLTAMIMELLPIPVLFLIGAALALTVNFPHMPDQKARIAAHAENVLNVSGMVFAAAVFTGVLQGTGMVDHMAKWLVGHVPDAMGPHMALVTGVLSIPLTYFMSNDGFYFGILPVLAEAGHAHGVSSLEIARASIVGQPLHMSSPLVPAVYVLVGMAKVEFGDHTRFVVKWAVLTSLIVLGAGLLLGII is encoded by the coding sequence ATGCTGACCATCCTCGGCTTCGCCATGATCGCGACCTTCCTGGTCCTGATCATGCTGAAGAAGATGTCGCCGATCGCGGCGCTCGTGCTGATCCCCGCGCTGTTCTGCGTGTTCGTCGGCAAGGGCGCCGGACTCGGCGACTACGTCATCGACGGCGTCACCGACCTCGCGCCCACCGCGGCGATGCTCATGTTCGCGATCGTCTACTTCGGTGTGATGATCGACGTCGGCCTGTTCGACCCGATCGTGCGGGGCATCCTGCGCTTCTGCAAGGCCGATCCGCTGCGGATCGTCGTCGGCACCGCGGTCCTCGCCGCGATCGTCTCGCTCGACGGAGACGGCTCGACCACCTTCATGATCACGGTCTCGGCGATGTACCCGCTGTACAAGCGGCTGAAGATGTCCCTGGTCGTGCTGACCGGCGTCGCCGCCATGGCCAACGGTGTGATGAACACCCTGCCGTGGGGCGGCCCGACCGCCCGCGCCGCGACCGCACTGAAGGTCGACGCCGGCGACATCTTCGTCCCGATGATCCCGGCCCTCGCCGTCGGCCTGCTGGGCGTCCTCGTCCTCGCGTACGTCCTCGGCCGCCGCGAGCGGCAGCGGCTCGGCGTTCTGACGCTGGACGAGGCGCTGGTGGAGCAGTCGGAGACGGTGCTGGTGGGTACCGGTTCCGGTGGCGCGGTCAAGGGGCCTGCGGACAGCGGCGGTTCGGGCGCGGGAGCGGACGCGGGAACGGGTACGGACGTGGACGCGGGCGGTTCCGGGGAGGCCGGCGCTTCCGAGGACGCGGCGGACGAGGGCTTCCAGGGCCTCGACCCCGACCGCCCCACCCTGCGCCCCAAGCTGTACTGGTTCAACGCGCTGCTCACGGTGGCCCTGCTCACCGCCATGATCATGGAACTGCTGCCGATCCCGGTGCTGTTCCTGATCGGCGCCGCGCTCGCGCTCACCGTCAACTTCCCGCACATGCCCGACCAGAAGGCCCGCATCGCCGCTCACGCCGAGAACGTGCTCAACGTCTCCGGCATGGTCTTCGCCGCCGCCGTCTTCACCGGCGTCCTCCAGGGCACCGGCATGGTCGACCACATGGCCAAGTGGCTGGTGGGCCACGTCCCCGACGCCATGGGCCCGCACATGGCCCTCGTCACCGGCGTCCTGAGCATCCCGCTCACGTACTTCATGTCCAACGACGGCTTCTACTTCGGCATCCTGCCCGTGCTCGCCGAGGCGGGCCACGCGCACGGCGTCTCCTCGCTGGAGATCGCCCGCGCCTCGATCGTCGGCCAGCCCCTGCACATGTCGAGCCCACTCGTCCCAGCCGTGTACGTCCTGGTCGGCATGGCCAAGGTGGAGTTCGGCGACCACACCCGGTTCGTCGTGAAGTGGGCCGTCCTCACCTCGCTGATCGTGCTCGGCGCGGGACTGCTCCTCGGCATCATCTGA
- a CDS encoding molybdopterin oxidoreductase family protein, translating into MSRTALRICPLCEATCGLTLTVEGTRVTGARGDRDDVFSKGFICPKGAVFGAVDGDTDRLRAPLVRKDGELREATWEEAFDAVAAGLRAVVERCGADSVGVVLGNPNVHTVAGGLYPTVLLGALRTRSLFTASTLDQMPKHVSSGLLYGDANAIPVPDLDRTDHLLLIGANPLESNGSLCTAPDFPGKLKALRTRGGTLTVIDPRRTRTARLADRHIAIRPGTDALLLAAMTYVLFEEGLADLGDLAPHVQDLEELREAVRDFTPEAVAEGCDVPADVTRALVRDLAAAPTAAVYARIGTCTVPHGTLASWLVDVLNILTGNLDRPGGALFPQAATDRTPRPAGAGHGFALGRWHSRVSRHPEAKGELPLAALAEEIDTATDAGEPVRAVITVAANPVLSAPDGNRLDKALESLDFMVSVDPYLNETSRHAHVVLPPPPPSQSPHHDFAFNTLAVRNQVRYTRPAVPLEAGRMAESEILARLILAASDWGLPCSSEAESLGKHGAEPAAVDQMVIDQTLGKAVADAHSPVHGRDPQELAAELTGDNGPERRLDMMLRLGPYGDGFGADPDGLSLEKLLAHPHGIDLGPLRPRLPQPLKTRSGKVELLPRPIAEDLPRLRAALADRPAGLVLVGRRHLRSNNSWMHNVPALTGGTNRCTLHIHPDDADRLGVRDGGQVRVKGAGGEVVAPAEVTDAVRPGVVSLPHGWGHDRPGTRLTHAAADPGVNVNQLLDGTLLDPLSGNAVLNGVPVELTATL; encoded by the coding sequence GTGTCCCGCACCGCCCTGCGAATCTGCCCCCTGTGCGAGGCCACCTGCGGGCTGACGCTCACCGTCGAGGGAACCCGGGTCACCGGCGCCCGCGGCGACCGCGACGACGTGTTCAGCAAGGGGTTCATCTGTCCCAAGGGCGCCGTCTTCGGCGCCGTCGACGGCGACACCGACCGGCTGCGCGCCCCGCTCGTCCGCAAGGACGGCGAACTGCGCGAGGCCACCTGGGAGGAGGCGTTCGACGCCGTGGCCGCGGGCCTGCGCGCGGTCGTCGAGCGCTGCGGCGCCGACTCCGTGGGCGTCGTCCTCGGCAATCCCAACGTGCACACCGTGGCCGGCGGCCTCTACCCGACGGTGCTGCTCGGCGCCCTGCGTACCCGCAGCCTGTTCACGGCCTCCACGCTCGACCAGATGCCCAAGCACGTCTCCAGCGGGCTCCTGTACGGCGACGCCAATGCCATCCCCGTACCCGACCTGGACCGCACCGACCACCTGCTCCTCATCGGCGCCAACCCCCTGGAGTCCAACGGGAGTCTGTGCACCGCCCCCGACTTCCCCGGCAAGCTCAAGGCCCTGCGCACCCGCGGCGGCACCCTCACCGTCATCGACCCGCGCCGCACCCGCACCGCCCGCCTCGCCGACCGGCACATAGCGATCCGCCCCGGCACCGACGCCCTGCTGCTCGCGGCGATGACGTACGTCCTCTTCGAGGAGGGCCTGGCCGACCTGGGGGACCTCGCGCCGCACGTCCAGGACCTCGAGGAACTCCGTGAGGCCGTACGGGATTTCACCCCCGAGGCCGTCGCCGAGGGCTGTGACGTGCCCGCTGATGTCACCCGCGCCCTCGTCCGCGACCTGGCCGCCGCCCCCACCGCCGCCGTGTACGCCCGCATCGGCACCTGCACCGTCCCGCACGGCACCCTCGCCAGCTGGCTGGTGGACGTCCTCAACATCCTCACCGGCAACCTCGACCGGCCCGGCGGCGCCCTCTTCCCGCAGGCGGCCACCGACCGGACGCCCCGCCCGGCCGGCGCCGGCCACGGCTTCGCGCTCGGCCGCTGGCACTCCCGGGTGAGCCGGCACCCCGAGGCCAAGGGCGAACTGCCGCTCGCCGCCCTCGCCGAGGAGATCGACACCGCGACCGACGCGGGCGAGCCGGTGCGCGCCGTCATCACCGTCGCCGCCAACCCCGTGCTCTCCGCACCCGACGGCAACCGGCTCGACAAGGCCCTGGAATCACTGGACTTCATGGTCAGCGTCGACCCGTACCTCAACGAGACCTCGCGCCACGCCCACGTCGTGCTGCCACCGCCGCCGCCCTCGCAGAGCCCGCACCACGACTTCGCCTTCAACACCCTCGCCGTACGCAACCAGGTCCGCTACACCCGCCCAGCCGTGCCCCTGGAGGCGGGCCGGATGGCCGAGTCCGAGATCCTGGCCCGGCTGATCCTCGCCGCCTCCGATTGGGGTCTCCCCTGCTCGAGCGAAGCCGAGAGCTTGGGGAAGCACGGGGCCGAGCCGGCGGCCGTCGACCAGATGGTGATCGACCAGACCCTCGGCAAGGCGGTCGCCGACGCGCACTCCCCGGTGCACGGCCGCGACCCCCAGGAACTCGCCGCAGAACTCACCGGCGACAACGGCCCCGAGCGACGGCTCGACATGATGCTGCGCCTCGGCCCCTACGGCGACGGCTTCGGCGCAGATCCCGACGGGCTCAGCCTGGAGAAGCTGCTCGCCCATCCGCACGGCATCGACCTCGGGCCGCTGCGCCCGCGCCTGCCGCAGCCGCTGAAGACCCGCAGCGGCAAGGTGGAGCTGCTGCCGCGGCCGATCGCCGAGGACCTGCCCCGGCTGCGCGCCGCGCTCGCGGACCGCCCGGCCGGTCTCGTCCTCGTCGGCCGCCGCCATCTGCGCTCCAACAACAGCTGGATGCACAACGTCCCCGCCCTCACCGGCGGCACCAACCGCTGCACCCTGCACATCCACCCCGACGACGCCGACCGCCTCGGCGTGCGCGACGGGGGACAGGTACGGGTGAAGGGCGCCGGGGGAGAGGTGGTCGCCCCCGCCGAGGTCACCGACGCCGTCCGGCCCGGCGTCGTCAGCCTGCCGCACGGCTGGGGCCACGACCGCCCCGGGACCCGGCTGACCCACGCCGCCGCAGACCCCGGCGTCAACGTCAACCAGCTCCTCGACGGCACCCTGCTCGACCCGCTGTCGGGCAACGCGGTGCTCAACGGCGTACCCGTCGAGCTCACGGCAACGTTGTGA
- a CDS encoding TetR/AcrR family transcriptional regulator: protein MKPVPHATSLRRAPVQRRSAERLARILDACADLLGEVGYDGLSTRAVALRADVPIGSVYRFFGNKRQMVGALAQRNLERYSERVTQRLRDARPGDWRAALDAVLDEYLAMKSTAPGFALVDFGNQIPVGARHGQPNYRVAARLTELLSGYLGRTPDEDLRRVFLVAVETADTLIHLAFRAAPQGDEAIIAEARELLRAYLARVLD from the coding sequence ATGAAGCCCGTCCCCCACGCGACATCGCTTCGCCGCGCGCCGGTCCAGCGGCGCAGCGCCGAACGGCTGGCCAGGATCCTCGACGCCTGCGCCGACCTCCTCGGCGAGGTCGGTTACGACGGTCTCAGCACCCGTGCGGTGGCGCTGCGCGCGGACGTCCCCATCGGCTCGGTCTACCGCTTCTTCGGCAACAAACGGCAGATGGTCGGCGCACTCGCGCAGCGCAATCTGGAGCGCTACTCCGAGCGCGTCACCCAGCGGCTGCGGGACGCGCGGCCGGGTGACTGGCGCGCGGCCCTGGACGCCGTCCTCGACGAGTACCTCGCGATGAAGAGCACCGCCCCCGGCTTCGCCCTCGTGGACTTCGGCAACCAGATACCGGTCGGCGCCCGCCATGGCCAGCCCAATTACCGCGTCGCCGCCCGCCTGACCGAACTGCTCTCCGGCTATCTCGGCCGCACCCCCGACGAGGACCTGAGGCGCGTCTTCCTGGTCGCCGTGGAGACCGCCGACACGCTCATCCACCTGGCGTTCCGGGCAGCCCCGCAGGGCGACGAGGCGATCATCGCCGAGGCCCGTGAACTGCTGCGGGCCTATCTCGCCCGCGTGCTGGACTGA